A region from the Paenarthrobacter aurescens genome encodes:
- a CDS encoding carbohydrate ABC transporter permease: protein MRISDRRFALYLMTPAALFLGVFVAYPLFRLIADSFYKISPIAGGPRDFVGFQNYVTAFASEAFMGAGWRTLAYTVVVVTLEFALGLGMALLFTALGRKSQIWRTVFLYPLMIAPIVAGLLWKFLMIDNFGLIGTLLHQAGILSNPNQIGWLSDPNIVLFSVAIPDIWLTTSFMCLVLFAGLQNIPGDLIEAARLDGARAPALLFQIILPLLRPVIAVALVVRGIDAARAFDTILIQTNGGPQSASETMSLLIYRTMIRFGDPGLASAMGTIYLLAMLAVAFFAVATIWRPGKDN from the coding sequence GTGCGCATCTCCGATCGCCGCTTCGCCCTATACCTGATGACACCGGCGGCTTTGTTCCTGGGCGTCTTCGTGGCTTACCCGCTGTTCCGCCTTATCGCCGACAGCTTCTACAAAATCTCCCCCATTGCCGGCGGCCCCCGGGACTTCGTCGGTTTCCAGAACTACGTCACGGCCTTCGCCTCCGAAGCCTTCATGGGCGCAGGATGGCGGACCCTGGCTTACACCGTGGTGGTGGTAACCCTCGAGTTCGCTCTCGGTTTGGGAATGGCGCTCCTGTTCACCGCCCTGGGACGCAAATCCCAAATCTGGCGAACCGTCTTCCTGTACCCGCTGATGATCGCGCCGATCGTTGCAGGTTTGCTGTGGAAGTTCCTCATGATCGATAACTTCGGCCTCATAGGAACCCTCCTGCATCAGGCGGGTATTCTTTCCAATCCGAACCAGATCGGCTGGTTGTCAGATCCGAACATCGTGCTTTTCTCAGTGGCCATTCCGGACATCTGGCTCACTACCTCCTTCATGTGCCTCGTCTTGTTCGCCGGGCTGCAGAACATCCCCGGTGATCTGATTGAAGCTGCCCGCCTGGACGGTGCCAGGGCCCCCGCCCTCCTGTTCCAGATCATTCTTCCGCTCCTCCGCCCGGTGATCGCAGTGGCGTTGGTAGTTCGCGGGATCGACGCCGCACGCGCCTTCGACACCATCCTGATCCAAACCAACGGCGGCCCACAGTCCGCATCCGAAACCATGAGCCTGCTGATCTACCGCACCATGATCCGCTTCGGCGATCCCGGCCTGGCCAGCGCCATGGGCACCATCTACCTGCTGGCGATGCTCGCCGTCGCATTCTTCGCGGTGGCCACCATCTGGCGGCCAGGAAAGGACAACTGA
- a CDS encoding carbohydrate kinase, whose product MHSRPVPSCPETEVVVVGEALIDVIDTAAGAVEFPGGSGLNVAFGLGLLGISTSFLTALGKDHRSARIQEHLASAGVSMMPGAEHLPRTSTARAILDSDGSAEYEFDFQWDLPDISPTFLPKVLHTGSLAAFMEPGATQVRSVLELFSGRCTITYDPNIRPTLIPDHAAALQTFERTAALATVVKLSSEDALWLYPRWSPAAVGRHLLGLGPAAAIITDGGSGSYLWSRTAEVHVPAPAVVVKDTVGAGDSYMSALIAGLVENPQAVFHDAELTRLGTAASLAAAITVGRHGANPPTRTELSGSLELAHTSRKNSND is encoded by the coding sequence ATGCACAGCCGCCCTGTCCCCTCCTGCCCTGAAACGGAGGTCGTAGTAGTTGGCGAAGCCCTCATCGACGTCATTGACACAGCGGCAGGGGCCGTCGAGTTCCCGGGCGGTTCCGGGCTCAACGTTGCCTTCGGGCTCGGTCTCCTGGGTATCAGCACTTCGTTTCTCACAGCATTGGGCAAGGACCACCGCAGCGCGCGGATTCAAGAGCACTTGGCGAGCGCTGGCGTGTCCATGATGCCGGGAGCCGAACACCTCCCCAGGACGTCAACTGCCAGGGCGATCCTGGACAGCGACGGCTCCGCGGAGTACGAGTTCGACTTCCAGTGGGATCTCCCCGATATCAGTCCGACGTTCCTCCCGAAGGTACTGCACACAGGGTCTTTGGCCGCGTTCATGGAGCCCGGGGCAACTCAGGTCCGGTCCGTGCTGGAACTGTTCTCCGGACGCTGCACCATCACCTACGATCCCAATATCCGCCCCACGCTCATCCCGGACCATGCTGCAGCCCTGCAAACCTTTGAGCGCACGGCGGCACTGGCTACTGTTGTGAAGCTCAGTTCGGAAGATGCCCTCTGGCTCTACCCACGGTGGTCTCCTGCCGCCGTCGGGCGCCACCTTCTTGGCCTGGGGCCGGCAGCGGCCATCATCACCGATGGCGGGTCGGGGTCGTATCTATGGTCCAGGACCGCCGAGGTCCATGTGCCGGCGCCAGCTGTGGTGGTTAAAGATACTGTCGGCGCGGGCGATTCCTATATGTCCGCCCTGATCGCAGGACTGGTGGAGAACCCGCAGGCCGTTTTCCACGACGCCGAACTCACCAGGCTGGGAACGGCCGCTTCCCTCGCTGCGGCCATCACCGTGGGACGGCACGGAGCCAACCCGCCAACGCGGACCGAGTTGAGCGGATCGCTGGAACTGGCACACACTTCCCGAAAGAACTCCAATGACTGA
- a CDS encoding ABC transporter substrate-binding protein, producing the protein MSTRKTISRLVTLGGICTAVALAATGCGAGGPAPTSGSAAGTVNVLVEAGGHAELTGVAEQCKKDTGIDVNFVELPYDGMFNRLSSEFSSGNVSFDVAALDSVWLPSFKDAVQPIDEIFTDEAKKDIFPALVKEANVDGHFIGLPAWTNAEIILYRKDLFEDAKNKADFQAKYGYELAAPTTWKQYQDISEFFTRDGMYGTDVKGAVETEWLAHVLQAGSPMVLDGDNVVIDNAAHKEALDFYVSLTKSAPPGAAQVDWAAAQNLFNQGKTAMTRFWAHAYRQIPKDSPVAGKVGTAAMIGGSAGVAGVPGPWYLSVPKATKNADSAKKFIKCAYDHNSLGIESSLGLASRISAFEKYQDQPGYESFKPLIETLNGKATATRPATAKWQQIVDTVLVPLLQKAVAGGDSATLLADAKKQIQDLLK; encoded by the coding sequence ATGTCCACTCGAAAAACCATCTCCAGGCTCGTCACCCTTGGCGGCATCTGCACCGCCGTCGCACTCGCAGCTACCGGATGCGGCGCAGGGGGCCCGGCACCGACGTCGGGCAGCGCGGCAGGCACCGTCAACGTCCTGGTGGAAGCCGGCGGTCACGCCGAACTCACCGGCGTGGCCGAACAATGCAAGAAGGACACCGGAATCGACGTCAACTTCGTCGAGCTGCCGTACGACGGCATGTTCAACCGGCTCTCCAGCGAATTTTCCTCCGGCAACGTTTCCTTCGACGTCGCCGCCCTGGACTCCGTGTGGCTCCCCAGCTTCAAGGACGCGGTCCAACCAATCGACGAAATCTTCACCGATGAGGCCAAGAAGGACATCTTCCCCGCCCTGGTCAAGGAAGCCAACGTGGATGGTCACTTCATCGGCCTGCCTGCGTGGACCAACGCCGAGATCATCCTCTACCGCAAGGACCTCTTCGAAGACGCCAAAAACAAGGCCGACTTCCAGGCAAAGTACGGCTATGAACTCGCGGCACCCACCACGTGGAAGCAGTACCAGGACATCTCGGAGTTCTTCACCAGAGACGGCATGTACGGCACCGACGTCAAGGGAGCCGTGGAAACCGAATGGCTGGCCCACGTCCTGCAAGCGGGTTCCCCCATGGTCCTTGATGGCGACAACGTGGTGATCGACAACGCAGCCCACAAGGAAGCTCTCGACTTCTACGTCAGCCTCACAAAGTCTGCGCCTCCAGGTGCAGCACAGGTTGACTGGGCTGCAGCCCAGAACCTGTTCAACCAGGGCAAGACCGCCATGACCCGCTTCTGGGCCCACGCTTACCGCCAGATCCCCAAGGATTCACCAGTGGCAGGAAAAGTGGGAACGGCAGCAATGATTGGCGGCAGCGCCGGCGTCGCAGGCGTCCCCGGGCCTTGGTACCTGTCTGTACCGAAGGCCACCAAGAACGCAGACTCTGCCAAGAAGTTCATCAAGTGCGCCTATGACCACAACTCTTTGGGCATCGAATCCAGCCTCGGCCTGGCCTCCCGAATCTCCGCGTTCGAGAAATACCAGGACCAGCCCGGATACGAGAGCTTCAAGCCGCTGATCGAAACCCTCAACGGCAAAGCCACAGCCACCCGCCCGGCAACGGCCAAGTGGCAGCAAATCGTTGACACCGTCCTGGTGCCGCTCCTGCAGAAGGCAGTGGCCGGCGGTGACTCCGCAACCCTCCTGGCCGACGCCAAGAAGCAGATCCAGGACCTCCTCAAGTAA
- a CDS encoding glycoside hydrolase family 32 protein, with protein MTDTTTHPAGAAHLVTRPALHYTANSTWLNDPNGLVYYQGVYHLFYQSNPFDNVWGNMSWGHATSEDLLHWTEHPVAIACDEQEDVFSGSVVVDEENTSGLGTLENPPLIAIYTSAFKEGSGLQGTQAQSLAFSTDAGMTWHKYSGNPVLNRGSAHFRDPKVFRHEGSDGAFWVMVAVEAQHQQVVLYRSADLKEWEYLSTFGPANATGGEWECPDLFALPVDGDPHQLKWVLVVNINPGAVAGGSGGQYFVGHFDGVRFIPDPDSLVQASADGTVNLPDCLWLDWGRDYYAAVSFSNAPNNRRIMIGWMNNWDYANSLPTSPWRSSMSLAREVELATIDGLPRLVQRPVLSPGFGRNIHTVQDVEVGSSPLALPDFDTAQVINAEILPGTARAVSLTLFGATHLSFDAAAHRLTLDRRNSGDTSFHEKFASAESAPVVLEDGVLKLQVIVDHGSVEVFAQGGKVALTDLVFPSNGSVGTQLSAEGGTATVRKLTVTALS; from the coding sequence ATGACTGATACAACCACTCACCCTGCCGGTGCTGCCCACCTTGTGACCCGGCCGGCGCTTCATTACACGGCCAACAGCACCTGGCTGAACGATCCCAATGGGCTGGTGTACTACCAGGGTGTTTACCACCTCTTCTACCAGAGCAACCCGTTCGATAACGTCTGGGGCAACATGTCTTGGGGTCACGCCACCTCGGAGGATCTACTGCACTGGACCGAACACCCGGTGGCCATCGCCTGCGACGAGCAGGAGGACGTGTTCTCCGGCAGCGTGGTGGTGGATGAAGAAAACACGTCCGGTTTGGGCACACTGGAGAACCCTCCGCTGATTGCCATCTACACCAGTGCTTTCAAGGAAGGCTCAGGGCTGCAGGGGACCCAGGCACAGTCGCTTGCCTTCTCCACGGACGCGGGTATGACGTGGCATAAATACTCGGGCAATCCGGTACTGAACCGGGGCTCAGCCCATTTCAGGGATCCCAAGGTATTTCGCCATGAGGGATCCGACGGTGCTTTCTGGGTGATGGTTGCGGTGGAGGCCCAGCATCAGCAAGTGGTTTTGTATCGTTCCGCCGACCTCAAGGAATGGGAGTACCTGAGCACCTTCGGCCCTGCCAATGCCACTGGCGGCGAGTGGGAATGTCCTGATCTGTTCGCCCTTCCCGTGGATGGGGATCCCCATCAGCTCAAGTGGGTGCTGGTGGTCAATATCAATCCCGGTGCCGTGGCCGGCGGATCGGGAGGGCAGTACTTTGTGGGCCACTTCGATGGCGTCCGATTCATCCCTGATCCCGATTCTTTAGTGCAAGCCAGTGCGGACGGAACCGTGAACCTCCCGGATTGTCTTTGGCTGGATTGGGGCCGCGACTACTACGCTGCCGTCTCTTTCAGCAACGCTCCCAACAACCGCCGGATCATGATCGGATGGATGAACAACTGGGATTACGCCAACTCCCTCCCAACATCGCCGTGGCGGTCAAGCATGTCACTGGCGCGGGAGGTGGAACTGGCCACGATTGACGGACTACCCCGTTTGGTCCAGCGCCCTGTTCTGTCCCCGGGTTTCGGGAGGAACATCCACACTGTGCAGGACGTGGAGGTTGGTTCTTCCCCTCTCGCACTACCGGACTTTGACACAGCCCAAGTGATCAATGCCGAGATCCTGCCGGGTACGGCCCGGGCTGTCTCGTTGACACTTTTCGGGGCCACTCACCTGAGTTTCGACGCCGCCGCTCACCGGCTCACCCTGGATCGCCGAAACTCCGGTGACACCTCTTTCCACGAAAAGTTCGCCTCCGCAGAATCGGCACCCGTGGTTCTGGAGGACGGCGTGCTGAAGCTTCAAGTGATCGTGGACCATGGCTCCGTGGAAGTCTTCGCCCAAGGCGGCAAGGTTGCGTTGACCGATCTCGTGTTCCCCAGCAACGGGAGCGTGGGCACCCAACTGAGCGCGGAGGGCGGCACAGCCACAGTGCGGAAACTGACGGTCACAGCCTTGTCCTGA
- a CDS encoding carbohydrate ABC transporter permease, which yields MTSRTAIKRNQATTEGDVTSQSEQPTSNAAALNGPRKRRGVNREGLEAGRRSTRIILWILLAVAMVLYGFPFLYLLFTSFKTPIDTIAVPPTILPTEWTLENYASALGRSGVLASFINSIQTAVISTLLSLVLAVPAAYGITRYKTPSGRVFIMAALVTRMVPPVAIGIPLASMMSSVGLADTPIALSIAHTTISLPLSIWLMSSFFEAVPRDLEEAATVDGCSRLGALWRVVIPVVSGGIAVTAIFAFLASWNEFLFALLMTAIRSQTTPVVIANFQTQFGLDWGSMTALAAVYSIPVILLTLLLQRKIVAGMTLGAVKG from the coding sequence ATGACCTCCCGGACCGCGATCAAACGGAACCAAGCCACAACAGAGGGCGACGTGACAAGCCAAAGCGAACAGCCGACGTCGAACGCCGCCGCGTTGAACGGCCCGCGCAAGCGCCGCGGAGTCAACCGCGAGGGCCTGGAAGCAGGGCGCCGAAGCACCCGGATCATTCTGTGGATCCTGCTGGCCGTGGCCATGGTGCTGTATGGCTTCCCGTTCCTGTACCTGCTGTTCACGTCCTTCAAGACGCCGATCGATACCATTGCCGTCCCGCCCACCATCCTTCCCACGGAATGGACGCTGGAGAACTACGCCAGCGCGTTGGGCCGGAGCGGAGTTTTGGCCTCGTTTATCAACAGTATTCAGACCGCCGTCATCAGCACCCTGTTGTCATTGGTCCTGGCCGTCCCGGCCGCCTACGGCATCACCCGCTATAAGACTCCCAGCGGCCGCGTGTTCATCATGGCGGCACTGGTAACACGGATGGTCCCGCCAGTAGCAATCGGCATTCCGCTGGCATCCATGATGTCCTCCGTAGGACTGGCGGACACACCCATAGCCCTGTCCATCGCCCACACCACCATCTCCCTGCCGTTGTCCATCTGGCTGATGTCCAGCTTCTTCGAGGCGGTCCCCCGCGACTTGGAGGAAGCGGCAACGGTGGATGGTTGCAGCAGATTGGGTGCGCTCTGGCGGGTAGTCATCCCGGTGGTCTCCGGCGGCATCGCCGTCACCGCGATCTTCGCCTTCCTGGCGTCGTGGAACGAATTCCTGTTCGCGCTCCTCATGACCGCAATCCGCTCGCAAACAACGCCCGTGGTTATCGCCAACTTCCAAACCCAGTTCGGACTGGACTGGGGCTCCATGACCGCACTCGCGGCCGTCTACTCCATTCCCGTCATCCTCCTGACACTGCTGCTGCAGCGCAAGATCGTTGCCGGCATGACGCTCGGTGCGGTTAAGGGCTAA
- a CDS encoding right-handed parallel beta-helix repeat-containing protein → MSNSNYYNVTTWPIGDPFTDVGEVINSIIADIKDRQTATDENDGGKPGAVIYLPPGDYRLRTQVVIDVSFLRIEGSGHGFTSSSIRFNAPEAEWPDLHELWPGGSRVMVDLPIIDDERPSDLLPDQESKGAAFYVERSGSPRISSVEFSNFCIDGLHFTPDGSGLPAENSYVNGKTGIYVASANDSFRVNGMGFVYLENALTICKADALSVHDNFIAECGSCIELRGWGQASKITDNLIGAGFKGHSIYAQNHGGLLITANNIFPRGASSIHFEGVTRSSVSNNRLHSFYPGMVVLAEGSSENLVSTNHFLRDHEPWTPFLGVDNGRDDLYGILRISGSNNSVIGNHFSEVVDAQSIWPSGATPVIIRLAEGTGNFVSNNHVVAMDVRSASSDSCFAAQVDALLTTGASDGLAVTAVLVDSTSARNTILDSGNDAQVIADRGANAVRATPTVGFAAAESTQSSQGAGIPR, encoded by the coding sequence ATGTCCAACAGCAACTATTACAACGTCACCACCTGGCCCATCGGGGATCCGTTCACGGACGTTGGTGAAGTCATCAACAGCATCATCGCGGACATCAAGGACCGGCAAACGGCCACGGATGAGAACGACGGCGGCAAGCCGGGAGCGGTGATTTATCTTCCGCCCGGCGATTATCGCCTCCGGACACAGGTAGTCATCGACGTCAGCTTCCTCAGGATTGAAGGCTCAGGTCATGGCTTCACGTCCTCGAGCATCCGTTTCAATGCTCCCGAGGCCGAATGGCCCGATCTTCATGAGTTGTGGCCTGGCGGGAGCCGCGTCATGGTGGATCTGCCGATCATTGATGACGAGCGGCCCAGTGACTTACTGCCGGACCAGGAATCCAAGGGTGCCGCCTTCTACGTTGAACGAAGCGGAAGCCCAAGGATCAGTTCCGTTGAGTTCTCCAACTTCTGCATAGACGGCTTGCACTTCACCCCGGACGGGTCCGGGCTGCCTGCGGAGAACAGTTACGTCAACGGCAAGACCGGCATTTATGTGGCGAGCGCCAATGACTCTTTCCGGGTCAATGGAATGGGTTTCGTCTACCTTGAGAACGCGCTCACCATCTGCAAGGCAGACGCCCTGTCCGTCCACGACAACTTCATTGCTGAATGCGGAAGCTGCATAGAACTCCGCGGCTGGGGTCAAGCCTCCAAGATCACGGACAACTTGATAGGGGCCGGCTTCAAAGGTCACTCGATCTACGCCCAGAACCATGGCGGTCTCCTGATCACCGCGAACAACATCTTCCCCCGCGGTGCCAGCAGCATCCACTTCGAAGGTGTCACTCGATCAAGCGTCTCCAACAACCGCCTGCACTCGTTTTACCCCGGAATGGTGGTTCTTGCGGAGGGCAGCTCGGAGAATTTGGTGTCCACCAACCATTTCCTTCGTGACCACGAGCCGTGGACGCCGTTCCTGGGCGTCGACAACGGGCGCGATGACCTTTACGGGATTCTCCGCATCAGTGGAAGCAATAACTCAGTGATCGGCAACCACTTCTCCGAGGTTGTGGACGCGCAAAGCATCTGGCCGTCAGGGGCCACGCCGGTGATCATTCGGTTGGCGGAAGGGACAGGAAACTTTGTCTCCAACAACCACGTGGTGGCCATGGACGTTCGCTCTGCGTCCAGTGACTCCTGCTTCGCGGCCCAAGTGGACGCCTTGTTGACCACCGGAGCTTCGGACGGACTCGCCGTAACGGCGGTGCTGGTCGACTCCACCTCGGCACGGAATACCATCCTTGACTCCGGGAACGACGCCCAGGTCATCGCGGACAGGGGTGCCAATGCTGTGAGGGCCACGCCCACCGTGGGCTTTGCGGCAGCAGAGTCCACCCAAAGCAGCCAGGGCGCGGGTATTCCTCGATAG
- a CDS encoding LacI family DNA-binding transcriptional regulator, translating to MTKRSVGIKDVAAAAGVSVTTVSHVLNDVAYARVGTETRERVHQAAQQLGYGPNRLAQALRTQRSGMIGFISEEIATTPHAGRIILGAEETARARGYNIMIINSTSTGSQDSRESDVADLLDRQVDGILYATMYHRKLSLPKNLTGVPAVLVDSEDINRSVSAVIPDEAGGARLAVQTLIDAGHTRIGMINNTDDVPATHSRLKAFQDTLADAGLTFHEELVHSELSEVPGGHEAALRVLQSPNRPTAIFCYNDRMAMGAYRAAGELGLRIPEDLSIVGFDNQQLIAENLYPSLTTVALPHYEMGAWATKNLIDAIEGKTDLQLLTAHPTVLPCPLVLRNSVAPPQPGPREGSAEQIARTTT from the coding sequence ATGACCAAAAGATCTGTCGGTATCAAAGACGTGGCCGCCGCAGCCGGTGTCTCTGTCACCACCGTCTCCCACGTCCTCAATGACGTTGCCTACGCCCGCGTAGGTACCGAAACGAGGGAACGGGTCCACCAAGCGGCTCAACAGCTGGGTTATGGGCCCAACCGACTGGCCCAGGCCCTTCGCACCCAACGTTCGGGGATGATCGGTTTCATCAGCGAAGAGATCGCCACCACTCCGCACGCAGGCCGGATCATCCTCGGGGCCGAGGAAACGGCACGGGCACGTGGGTACAACATCATGATCATCAACTCCACCAGCACCGGTTCGCAGGACTCTCGCGAAAGCGACGTCGCTGATCTGTTGGACCGGCAAGTTGATGGCATCCTGTACGCCACCATGTACCACCGGAAGCTGTCCCTTCCCAAGAATCTCACCGGTGTTCCGGCGGTCCTCGTGGACTCCGAGGACATCAACCGCTCCGTTTCAGCAGTCATCCCCGACGAAGCCGGCGGTGCACGCCTCGCGGTTCAAACCCTGATCGACGCCGGTCACACGCGGATCGGGATGATTAACAACACCGATGACGTGCCGGCCACGCACTCCAGGCTCAAGGCTTTCCAAGACACGCTGGCCGACGCCGGGCTGACGTTCCATGAAGAGCTGGTCCACTCGGAATTGTCCGAGGTACCAGGCGGCCATGAAGCGGCACTGCGGGTTCTGCAATCGCCCAACCGCCCCACGGCCATCTTTTGCTACAACGACCGTATGGCCATGGGTGCTTACAGGGCAGCCGGGGAGCTTGGGCTGCGAATACCGGAGGACCTCTCCATTGTGGGATTCGATAACCAGCAGCTCATCGCGGAAAATCTTTACCCATCACTGACCACTGTGGCCCTTCCGCACTATGAAATGGGCGCGTGGGCAACCAAAAACCTGATTGACGCGATCGAGGGAAAAACGGACCTGCAACTGTTGACGGCCCACCCCACTGTTCTTCCCTGCCCGTTGGTCCTGCGCAATTCCGTCGCGCCCCCGCAGCCCGGGCCTCGCGAAGGCAGCGCAGAACAGATTGCGCGCACCACCACCTGA